One part of the Streptomyces sp. NBC_01381 genome encodes these proteins:
- a CDS encoding tetratricopeptide repeat protein, with amino-acid sequence MAVRTLPRDTITFTGRHNEVECLLTRAASTQGHGIHIVSGMPGVGKTALVVHVAHRLATSYTSGQLFVRLHAHTPGRAPADPADVLESLLTCLGVEPRHIPHGLDARSDLWRDRLAGRRMLLVLDDAASSSQVEPLLPGEPQCLVMITSRRRLTLLEGAAALPLGVLSAQDASLLFTRLADRSTDLSQADAVADINRLCGRLPLAIALLAGRLSHRPHWDLTTFAHDLACAQDRLEQLATGDLATAAAFTMSYRTLPPDRQRLFRLLGLSPGADTDVYAATALAGAPLPVVQRDLEALYDDHLIDSPTPGRYRLHDLLRMYARDLAETDPAAERTAAVDRLLDYYGLTAAAARHRATGCQDPLPLGQPLFTLPQHATRQRAVQWMRTEHVNLRACVLYAAETHRHTHLVRLTESIADFLYDSGHWDEGARLHEIAVRSAHEAHDPRATATAQYHLGRIRAATGHYEQAASLLRSSAQLAGAETPSVRAGSLCALGQVHFATGNYAEATRHLREALKLRQACADQLGAADVLWELGRVQDITSDFAQAAHLAQQALDIHASADYQPGQAKALWLLSRIRHMTGHYIEAEQLARQALEIHRALQERTGEANALWELGRVACGRGDPLSAGRSAQQALTLYQDLGDRLGEASALWLLSRILLAAREVTAAEDLAQQALCLYRELGNQHGEANALLELGRAKALTHHHAEATVLLARARELFRSAKDVQGEAEAINSSGDLLAVTDVPRALSAYEQALCLARKAESPKDQVDALEGAARCHQYRGQQRLALSCWVEAAHLHHQMGTRSAHSASAILAAVLLAAGPASTRQIGEVLGMDAGVRGKLEPPPPVQRPDVTEVPPAAVGMV; translated from the coding sequence GTGGCGGTGCGGACCTTGCCACGGGACACCATCACTTTTACCGGCCGCCACAACGAGGTGGAATGCCTGCTGACGCGCGCAGCGTCGACACAGGGACACGGCATCCACATCGTCAGCGGCATGCCCGGAGTGGGCAAAACCGCCTTGGTGGTGCACGTCGCCCACAGGTTGGCGACCTCCTACACGAGCGGGCAGCTCTTCGTCCGCCTCCATGCCCATACCCCTGGCCGCGCCCCGGCCGACCCCGCCGACGTGCTCGAATCGCTTCTGACTTGTCTGGGCGTGGAACCCCGGCACATTCCCCACGGCTTGGACGCGCGGTCAGATCTCTGGAGGGACCGCCTGGCCGGACGGCGGATGCTGCTGGTCCTCGACGACGCCGCGTCCAGCTCACAGGTCGAGCCACTGCTGCCGGGGGAACCCCAGTGCCTGGTCATGATCACCAGCAGGCGTCGTCTGACCCTTCTCGAAGGAGCCGCAGCCCTTCCCCTCGGCGTGCTCTCGGCTCAGGATGCGAGCCTGCTGTTCACACGGCTGGCCGATCGATCCACAGACCTGTCCCAGGCTGACGCTGTAGCTGACATCAATCGGCTGTGCGGACGCCTGCCACTCGCAATCGCCCTGCTCGCAGGCCGCCTCTCCCACCGACCGCACTGGGACTTGACCACATTCGCCCACGACCTGGCCTGCGCCCAGGACCGATTGGAGCAACTGGCCACAGGAGACCTCGCCACCGCCGCCGCCTTCACGATGTCCTATCGCACACTGCCACCTGACCGGCAGCGGCTCTTCCGCCTCCTGGGCCTGAGCCCTGGGGCCGACACCGACGTGTACGCCGCGACCGCACTGGCCGGTGCGCCTCTGCCCGTCGTCCAACGGGATCTCGAAGCCCTCTACGACGACCACCTCATCGACTCGCCGACGCCCGGCCGATACCGCCTCCACGATCTGCTCCGCATGTACGCGCGCGACCTGGCAGAAACCGACCCCGCAGCCGAGCGCACTGCCGCCGTCGACCGGCTGCTGGACTACTACGGCCTCACTGCCGCAGCCGCCCGCCATCGAGCCACCGGCTGCCAGGATCCACTACCTCTTGGCCAACCACTGTTTACTCTCCCTCAGCACGCCACACGCCAGCGCGCTGTGCAGTGGATGCGCACAGAGCACGTCAACCTCAGAGCATGCGTCCTCTATGCGGCCGAAACGCACCGACACACGCACCTCGTCCGGCTCACCGAGTCCATCGCCGACTTTCTCTACGACAGTGGTCACTGGGACGAGGGTGCCCGACTCCACGAGATCGCCGTCCGATCGGCCCATGAAGCTCACGATCCGCGAGCCACGGCAACCGCCCAGTACCACCTGGGCCGCATCCGCGCGGCGACGGGCCACTACGAGCAGGCCGCATCCCTGCTGCGGAGTTCGGCCCAACTCGCCGGTGCCGAAACTCCTTCCGTGCGGGCCGGTTCCCTGTGCGCACTGGGACAGGTGCATTTCGCCACCGGTAACTACGCCGAGGCGACGCGTCACCTGCGCGAAGCACTGAAGCTTCGCCAAGCGTGTGCCGACCAGCTCGGCGCAGCAGACGTGTTGTGGGAGCTCGGCCGCGTACAGGACATCACCAGCGACTTCGCGCAAGCCGCACACCTCGCCCAACAGGCACTGGATATCCACGCCTCGGCCGACTACCAGCCTGGGCAGGCAAAAGCTCTGTGGCTGTTGAGCCGGATCCGCCACATGACCGGCCATTACATAGAGGCCGAACAACTGGCCAGGCAGGCCCTGGAGATCCACCGCGCGCTGCAAGAACGCACCGGTGAAGCAAACGCACTGTGGGAGCTTGGCCGAGTGGCGTGCGGGAGAGGAGATCCGTTGTCAGCCGGCCGTTCTGCTCAGCAAGCTCTCACCCTCTACCAGGATCTGGGCGATCGGTTGGGAGAGGCCAGCGCACTGTGGCTGCTGAGCCGGATCCTGTTGGCGGCACGCGAGGTGACGGCCGCCGAGGACCTGGCGCAGCAGGCCCTTTGCTTGTACCGGGAACTCGGCAATCAACACGGCGAAGCCAACGCACTCCTGGAACTGGGCCGGGCAAAAGCCCTGACGCACCATCACGCGGAAGCCACTGTGCTACTGGCTCGCGCCCGTGAACTCTTCAGATCGGCAAAGGATGTCCAGGGCGAGGCAGAAGCCATCAACAGCAGCGGTGACCTACTGGCGGTGACAGATGTCCCCCGCGCCTTGTCCGCCTACGAACAAGCCCTGTGCCTCGCGCGGAAGGCCGAAAGCCCCAAGGACCAAGTCGACGCTCTCGAGGGCGCGGCACGCTGTCATCAGTACAGAGGCCAGCAGCGTCTCGCGCTTTCCTGCTGGGTGGAGGCTGCCCATCTGCACCATCAGATGGGCACCCGGTCGGCTCACTCCGCGTCTGCGATCCTTGCCGCCGTACTGCTGGCCGCAGGCCCGGCCTCTACCCGGCAGATCGGCGAAGTGCTGGGCATGGATGCCGGGGTGAGGGGCAAGCTGGAGCCTCCCCCCCCCGTACAGCGGCCGGACGTAACTGAGGTGCCCCCGGCGGCTGTTGGAATGGTTTGA
- a CDS encoding response regulator transcription factor, whose protein sequence is MSETTTRVLIVDDEWMVRSMLSTILASAPDIEVVGEASDGNTAVSMAAALEPDVVLMDIRMPRSDGLTATERLTRSPRPPHVVVLTTFDLDEYVQTALRHGAVGFLLKDATADDMIAAVRSAARGDAMLSPKVTRRLIRRFAEDDDGPSAGRQRRRSEARSRLEALTEKEREVLIALSGGLSNTGIAAALHVSEATAKTHISRILSKLSLTNRVQAAILAHHAGLVD, encoded by the coding sequence ATGAGCGAGACGACGACCCGGGTCCTGATCGTGGACGACGAGTGGATGGTGCGCTCCATGCTCAGCACCATCTTGGCGTCCGCCCCCGACATCGAAGTGGTGGGCGAGGCATCGGACGGCAATACGGCGGTGTCGATGGCCGCCGCCCTGGAGCCGGACGTCGTCCTGATGGACATCCGGATGCCCCGCTCCGACGGCCTGACCGCCACAGAGCGCCTCACCCGCTCACCCCGCCCGCCGCACGTCGTCGTGCTGACCACCTTCGACCTGGACGAGTACGTCCAGACAGCGCTACGTCACGGGGCGGTCGGTTTCCTGCTGAAGGACGCCACCGCGGATGACATGATCGCTGCGGTGCGCAGCGCGGCCCGCGGCGACGCGATGCTCTCCCCGAAGGTGACCCGCCGCCTCATCCGCCGCTTCGCGGAGGACGACGACGGCCCCTCCGCCGGGCGGCAGCGCCGCCGCTCCGAGGCCCGCAGCCGCCTGGAGGCCCTGACGGAAAAGGAGCGCGAGGTCCTGATCGCCCTGAGCGGCGGCCTCTCCAACACCGGCATCGCCGCGGCCCTGCACGTGAGCGAGGCCACCGCAAAGACCCACATCAGCCGGATCCTGTCGAAGCTCTCCCTCACCAACCGCGTCCAGGCGGCGATCCTGGCGCACCATGCGGGGCTCGTGGACTAG
- a CDS encoding sensor histidine kinase: MTWDSRLTGHRERLRPVEGALVALAFAAATAAIDGMPAQFDYLAAHPPLFVAIPVGLVVGLASWFRQRRPELLLLAALGAYVVLSAWIAVVFAQYTLADRAASWRRVAVASTVAVTVVALPIWRGGGFDAAIMSVGICVFPALLGLYMGARRRLMAELRERAERAERDQQQRVLQARSDERAQIARDMHDVVTHRVSLMVLHATALEATKGASAVDMGKQIGAIGREALTELRSLVEVLHTRSEAPLAPQPGLAELETLIADSRSLGTPATLELTGEHGTNRPPELPALIEHAVYRVVQEALTNVHKHAADAETHVRVHCTRRLLHLTVINQHGIGGNPSGLPSGGHGLLGIAERIRLVGGELTAGPTPEGGFEIAAEIPLDDVPQKQPTRMEATR; this comes from the coding sequence ATGACATGGGACAGTCGCCTGACGGGCCACCGGGAACGCCTGCGGCCGGTGGAGGGCGCCCTCGTGGCGCTGGCCTTCGCCGCGGCCACGGCCGCCATCGACGGGATGCCCGCGCAGTTCGACTACCTTGCCGCGCACCCGCCGCTCTTCGTGGCGATCCCGGTCGGGCTGGTCGTCGGCCTCGCGTCATGGTTCCGTCAGCGCCGTCCCGAGCTGCTTCTGCTGGCTGCGCTGGGCGCCTATGTGGTGCTCTCGGCCTGGATCGCCGTGGTGTTCGCGCAGTACACCCTGGCCGACCGCGCCGCCTCCTGGCGCCGGGTCGCCGTCGCCTCCACAGTCGCCGTCACGGTGGTCGCCCTGCCGATATGGCGGGGCGGCGGCTTTGACGCAGCAATCATGAGCGTGGGCATCTGCGTCTTCCCGGCCCTGCTCGGCCTGTACATGGGCGCCCGCCGCCGCCTCATGGCCGAGCTGCGCGAGCGCGCCGAGCGGGCCGAGCGCGATCAGCAGCAGCGGGTGCTGCAGGCCCGCAGCGACGAGCGCGCCCAGATCGCCCGGGACATGCACGACGTCGTCACCCACCGCGTGTCCCTGATGGTGCTGCACGCGACCGCCCTCGAGGCGACCAAGGGCGCGTCCGCCGTCGACATGGGCAAGCAGATCGGCGCGATCGGCCGCGAGGCACTGACCGAGCTCCGCTCGCTGGTGGAGGTTCTGCACACCCGATCCGAGGCGCCGCTCGCTCCGCAGCCCGGCCTGGCAGAGCTGGAGACCCTGATCGCCGACTCCCGCAGCCTGGGGACGCCGGCCACCCTCGAACTGACCGGAGAGCACGGCACCAACCGCCCACCCGAGCTGCCGGCCCTGATCGAGCACGCCGTCTACCGGGTGGTGCAGGAGGCCCTGACCAACGTCCACAAGCACGCCGCCGACGCCGAAACCCACGTCCGAGTCCACTGCACCCGCCGGCTGCTGCACCTCACGGTGATCAACCAGCACGGTATCGGCGGCAACCCCTCCGGTCTGCCCAGCGGCGGCCACGGCCTGCTCGGCATCGCCGAACGGATACGGCTCGTCGGCGGCGAACTCACCGCAGGTCCGACCCCGGAAGGCGGCTTCGAGATCGCCGCCGAGATCCCGCTGGACGACGTACCCCAGAAGCAGCCCACCCGCATGGAAGCCACGCGATGA